The genomic region gagacacaggagatgtgggttcgatccctgggttgggaagatctcctgcaggaggaaatggcaacccactccagtattcttgcctggaaaatcccatgaacagaggaacctggtgggctccagtccatgggttgcaaagtgttagacacaactgagtgactaacactttcttctttcttttcttaaggtGCTGGGCAGGTGATGTGTTCACAGAGAACATGGAAGCTCTGTGCCCCTTCCCCATACTTTGCTCCTTGGATCTCTTCTGTTTGACAGTTCCCAACTTGGAACCTTTATAATAAACCAATAATAGTAAGTAtagtgtttccctgagttctgtgagcaaaCTATGGAACATGAAGAGGGGGTCATGGAAACTCCCAATTTGTAGCTGAGTCGAAAGTGTGGGTAACCTGGAGACCCACTACTTCtgatggttgtctgaagaggggCAATCTTGTGGGGCTGAGCCTTTTATCTTTGGGGTCTGTTCTAATTCTAGGTCAGAATTGCTGAATGTAAGGAAAAACCCCACACATTTGGTATCAGAAGTATTGTGAGTGGAGGAAacagtttttcctttggtcatgaaAGAAGTAGTCCCAAATGTCCACTCTGTGGTCAACATTTTGAATCAGGCTTTCCTTCAGTGAGGCTGATGCTGTCGAGGATAATCCACAAGGGTGACGGAGGGTCATAGTTGTTGGCAGGGCTGACAGCAGGATGGGGAATTGCATTCTCAGCCTTGTTCATACTTTAGTTAATATAAATCTATGGtaaccattgggcttccctggtggctcagtggtaaagaattcacctgccaatacaggaaacacaggtttgatccctgggtcaggaagatcccctggagaaggaaatggcagcccactccagtgttcttgcctgggaaaagccATGGAcaggcgtgctgccgtccatggagtcacaagagttgaaaACGACTTACCGACAAAACAACAGCAGTGGGAACCATTGCCACTGTAGTCCCTTGTAGTGCTTGAATGCAATAGAAATTAACTTCCTCATGTAGAGTCGACTATTTGGCCCTCAGAAAGCCAAGCCCTGATGACATGAAGAATTGCTGGCCTGGGTACTAGAAGGGAGAGAGTTAAGAATTTGGCTTTGCAAGGTCACCAACCTCTGGGTGAGTCAGCCAGAATGACAGTCTGTCCAGAGGACCATAGAGATCTCAACGAGGTCAGGATGGTAAAGATTGGAATTTGGGTTCTGTCAATTGCTGGAGGAGTACTTTGCACACAGCATTGTCTTCCTGGCTCCAGAATTATTTCACAACTCGTTGTAGGTTTTGTAATAACCATCTTGTCCAACAGGCCTGACCTGAAGGGTAAGCTCCTTGGGGAATCAGATGGGGCTCAGCATCTCAGCTCTGCCTTATCCAGTTCTGCAGCAGTGTTAGGAGTATTCCCCAAGTAGGTTGCTACACATCCCACAAACAAGGCAGGAATGACAGCCTTCTACATGCTCCACTCGGTTGGGCGGACTCTCCAGGATCCTCATGTCATCACCACTGGTCCCAGTGAAAAACCAGCCCTTTTTCTGCTTCCCATGGAGGCTGCTCCATCCTTGTCTTCCTCTTCCCCAGGGGGAGAGGCTGGACACAGAAGGCACTGCCCTGCCTTTGAGAAACTTGAAACAACTGGGGGAGATATAGCCAAATAGGTAAAGAATAGCTGGATGGCAGAGGAGACATAGTTCTGTAGATAAACCCCACACCCACGCCTGCACCCAACCAGGAGAGCAGAGTGACTGGTCTCCACCAAGGGGCTGAAGGCTGCCacattccctcctcctccttcttttgaATAgccttattgaagtataattgatgtataGTAAACTCACATGTTTGAAGAATACAATTTGATTAGTTTGACCTAGGTCTCCCCTGTGAAGCCATCACCACCGTCAGGACATTGAGCGTATTCGTCACTCATTTCCTTGTGCCCCTTTGAAGCCCCACCTTCCTGCCCCTTCTGCCCACTCAGCCACCCATCGATCTGCTGTCAGTCACTATAAGTTGGTTTTCTGTTTCTAGAATTGGATGTgtgtggaatcatacagtatgtgtattttttttatctGCCTTCTTTTACTCAACATTATTATTTATGTTGTTGCATATATGAttactttgttcctttttgttgctgagtagtattctaccATATGCATATACCACAATTGGTTTATCCATTaatatgttgatggacatttgagttgtttctagcTTGGAGCTACTAGAAATACAGCTTCAATGAATGTTCATATATCAATACAAGAATTTGTGTGAGTATATGTTTTTATGATTCTTGGGCATGAAATGGCTGGCTCATGtgtctaactttaaaaaaaacctgccaAACTTCTCCCCAGAATAGTtgaatcattttacatttccacttaCAGTTTCTCCCTATCCCTGTCAACATTCAGAATTGAttggtcttttaaattttagccattctagggGATGTGTCATGGTATCTTATTAACTTACCATTATTTCCCaaataactagtgatgttgaacatttttcatgtgtttatttgccatccatatattttctttggtgaagtgtcccttcaaattctttgcccatttttaaagctGGGTTGTTTACATTAATATAATAGGTAAAATAATTATAACATAGTTTATATGTTACATATtagacattaaaattaaaatatatcttaggtttagaaaatatttttagattatatattatatttaaatatttacaaactgTATATCCACCAAAAGGTTTGTATTtcaaatatctattcaaatataTTATATTCTTTCTGGGAACTTATTGACAGTTTCTATGGTAAAATGGAATCAGGTAACAACTATATTGAAACATCAAGGAGACTAAAGTTTATACTTGCttatccaaccagtccgttctgaaggagatcagccctgggatttctttggaaggaatgatgctaaagctgaaactccagtactttggccacctcgtgcgaagagctgactcattggaaaagactctgatgctgggagggattgggggcaagaggagaaggggacgacagaggatgagatggctggatggcatcactaacttgatggacatgagtctgagtgaactgcgggagttggtgatagacagggaggcctggtgtgctgcgattcatggggttgcaaagagtcggacacgactgagcgactgaactgaactgaacatttatataatttatataataaatatatatatatatatacattcaccaAAATATGCCTTTTGGTTGAtacatagtttgcaaatattttatcctagtCTGTGCttaccttttaatttttgtaGCAATGtattttgaagcacaaaagttttaaatcttGATGAAGACTTTTAGAACTTGTGCTTTTTGAGTATCATATAGGAAATCTTTGCCAAATCCAAGGCCATAAAAGATTTCTCCTGTATTTTTTTCTAGTCATTTTATAATGTTAGTTCTTACATTGAAGTCAATGATCCATTGAAATGCTTGTATACAGTGTGAGGTAAGGGTCTAGGTTCAGCCAGTTTCTTCCAAGATTCCTGGTGCTCTGGATTAGTTAGTATTctgtcctctccccacccccacacttcCACATTTCCACCTCTTCCCGAAGCCACTGTcctgtctctgatgtctcctaaGCTGTTCAGCCTCTGATCTCCTGCTCACACTCAAGCACTTGGTGGGGACACTGTGCCCCTTCCCCCTGCTCTGGATGTCCTGGAGCATGCCCATCTGGCATTGATCACAGAGGCAAAGACCAGGACAGCATCCATTTGAGGCCATTCCAGCCTTGATGGACAGTAGTGTTGGTGACAATGTGCCTTCCCAGATATTTATCTCTTACAGTGACCGCCAGAGGGTCCGGAACTCCCTGCTGGGAGAGAGAAGCAAATTTTAGAATTCTTAAAAACAACTAGAATCTCGACTAGCCTGACATCCTAGTTGACACAGAAACCCATGTGCTTAGAAGGTAGGCAAGCCTTCCTGAGTGGGAGCAAGTATTGTTATCTTCATATCAGAAGTGAGCAAACTGAGGTTTCATAAGATTCAGTGACCTGCCCAAGATTACCCAACTAGCTCATCACAATGCAACTTAACTCCTGGGTCCAGAAAAGAAATACACTCAGACTTCTACTCCCAGGCCAGCAATTCCCACTCTTTAAATGCTGCAAGTTGTGTGTGGAATTTTCCTGCCAGCAAGACAAACTACAGCCCCACATTTGTTGATGGTTTCAAAGAAAAGCAACTGCAATGAATGAAGGGGTTGAAAGGGTATATTTAAGGTCTTGGGGGCAAATCAAAGGAAAGTTTGGGAGAGGCTGGTTTACCCTTTTCCGAGTGGATctaggctttatttttttcttctactgttTTTGGGTCTGGAAAGGGAGTGTTTCTGCAGGGTTTAGGGGTCAGCTCCCTGCGCCGAGTCTGTGGAGAAAGAAGCGGGAGGTGGGGGTGCTGCCTGCTGTATCTTCCTCAGTGCTTCCTCAGCCCTGTCCCCATCAAGACCCAAGATTCTCAGCCTGGTGTCCCCAGCTTGGCCCATTTCCAACCTCACCTTCCTTTCCCCGACTCTTGCATCAGCCCTCTGTCCAACTATCTAGGCTGGTCACCTCAAGGTCACACCCCATACCTGGTCTACACCCTTCTTCCAGTCCCTCGTTTTTGCACATAGGAATGACCCTGTACTCAGTCGCCTGAGAATCAGCTTGGGTCCCAGATTCTGTCAGCTGCACGGGCCTGTTCTGGCCCTGGCTCCCTCAGCCCTGGCTCCCTCAGCCCTGGCTCCCCTCACATGTGCTAAGCCTGTCTCTGAGGCTCAGTCTTGTGGAATCTCTTCCCCTATGGCCTGCAACTGGTAATTGGGCCTAATCTCATTTTCCTCTGCATAGCTTTCCCCTGTGTCTTATCTCCCCacctagactgtaagctcctccTGGGCAGGAACGGGACTGATCCTTTCTCATTCCACTGTATCTCCTCAGCCCCTGGCCTCATCGGTGCAGCACCAAATTGGCAGTGATTGCCTTGGTTTGATTTACCCGGGTCTGAGTCTTAGAAGGAAGGTGAGAGGTTTGCTAGCTGTAGTTAATAGTTTTCCTGTGAATTCTGGAGAGGAAACACGCTGTGGTGGCACAGAGATGCAAACTGTTCTCAGGGCTGGAGGCTGGGGCTTAATAGGAGCTGGAGCTCATTCCTGAAGGTAAGGGGCTATAGAAGAGGGGTCCTGAGCTCAGAAGCAGCCCTTCCACCACCAGGAGCATCCCTGCCTACAGAaacttctccattgctgccccacGGGGAGGGCAGGAATGCTTTCGGTGCCCAGCTCCAGGAGAAAGTGCCCTGTCCTTCAAGCTGCACTTCTTGGGAAAGGATCTGCTTGTGAGCAGCCTCTACCGGTCTGCTTGAACTGGATTTAAAGGTTTCAGAAAACATGCACACCATGCACTGCAGAGGGTACTTTGGGGGCTGAAGGACAAACCATGCATGGTCCCGGCTCTTAGTAAACTCGCCGCAGGTGAGTAGGGCAGGTGATATGTGAACACATAACTTGAGCATGATGCAAGTCCCTGACAGTCGATAAAGGCAGGAGCTGTTTCCTGGAGAGGAGACATTTAGGATGAGACTTCAGAAGACTagggcttggagaaggaaattgcaggaGGAGGAATCTGTGTGAGCAAAGGCAAGGAGTTAGGATCATGCAGGGCATACTCAGGACAGGACTAAGTTGCCTGAGCGTaggctgagatggttagatgggaGCTTGGGACCAGTCGGTATATATTCCTGGAAAACCAAGAGGCAGAAGGTAGAATGGTGTTTGTCAGGgacttgggggagggggaagggagttGTTTAATGGTACAGACTTTCAGCTTTGTAACATGAAGTGTTTTGGAGATGGAtgggtgatggttgcacaaccatGTGGCTGTTCTTAACACCACTGAATTGGGCATATAAAAATGGTCAGATGGTATATTTTATGTTGTAGGTATTTTACCATACCCCTGCCCCCAGCTAAAATCCTTGAATGCCAGCTTAATGTTTCAGGGGTATGACCTCTGAATTAGACAAACAGGCGCAGGTTGGGTAACTTTGGCTTCATAGTTgggtaaccttgggcaagttagttcacttctcaaagcctcagtttcctcattagtAGAACTGAGATGATGTCACAACCAACATGCGAAGGAGCTGTGAGGAGTAAATGAGGATATGGCTGTGGCATGCACAGTGTGCACCTGCGGTCAGTCAGGAGGCACGCAGCAGATGATCACTGTTGATGCCATGCTGAGTCTCTACCCTTAGGGAGCCCGACCCTGATGGAGGGTCACTGGAAGGGGCAGGATGTGAAGCCCATGCCGTAGACAAGTAGACAAGTAATGCTGGGGGCTGTGTCAGGAGGCAGTGGGGATGCTCGGGATGGAGGATGAGTTTCCAAGGTTGTGTGGAGCCAGAAATGAAGccagcttcacacacacacacacacacacacacacacacacacacactcacacacagtgaTCTTGAATCCACTATCCTATTTTGtgcttcttatttttctcattttttgtgtgtttatttttcttttgtatttattattttattagtctttttttctctattaattGAAAATTAtacactgtatttctttttctttttccttttagatttCTTAAACATTACCACATGCATACCTATCAAGATCTAAGGTTAATCAATTTACCTTCCTCTTTGCAAAATCTTGAAACATCTTAACTCTGTCTACCCCCTCCTGACTGTTACATTATTATAATGTGCTTTAATTCTCTCTGGTTTTACTGTGACCTCAAAGGACCTTATAATTCCTGTTATATTATACAGCAAATGTTTGTTTGGCTTTACCCACGTATTTACCACTTTTTTTGGCTCTTCATACCTTTAGCATCTCAGATTTTCCAtctgggataatttttttttctgcctactGTACAtccatttacaatttttattaggggtatggttgatttacaaagttgtgttggtttcaggcatacagcaaagtgaatcagtttatgtgtgtatatatatacacacacactcttttttagattcttttttcatataggccattacagactatttttgtgtgtgtgtgtgttcatttactTTAATAACACTACATTTACCATGTTATCACCATGGAATGTAAATTCAGGTTAGATAAGAATTTCACAAGTACAACAACGCATTCTGTGATATACCAAAGTTTGTATAATGTCTGACCAAACCAGCTTGCTCATCAATGACTTCCATTATAGGCATTTTATTTAGTTGATGATActtctgaagaaaataaacatactgcacacatttaaaaagtgtttttcatttaCCTTTGCATTAGcacttaaaatacatgtttcaaaataatttaaaattattctaatatAACAGCAGCAAAATATAATTCTGCAATTACAAAAGAGCTAAAAGGGATCCACAAGTTAAGTTACTCTCATGTTTATAACTATGATTCTAAAGTAAATACTACTTCAAAGTGGCTCTGTTACCAGCTTTTTAGTTTtggtttaaaaacacacacagacttgcAGGGaggtttataatgttgtattccATGCACTGTTCTGAAAGGGTTCCTCAAGAGCCAACCAGCCCTTGAAACAGTACTCAGTCCACAAGGCCGTCAGAAAGTTAAATTAACTGGGATAAATAGGATTCCTACATTACATCAAAAGCATATGATATTCTGCAGTAACTGGGAGCATTTTCAGGATTGGCATGTTGTTTCTTTAGAACTAATTTCAACAGAAGAGTTTAAGAAGGTGGACAGGTACCACTATCAAGTGTATTTAAAAGTGACATGTTTCTTTTGTGCTGATCTGACTTCCCTGAATGACCTAGCTAGTGAACTGGTCACCAGTAACTTGGTCACCAGGCAATCAAGCATGCAAGAAAGGAAGCCAGTATTCAAATTACCATGTTCTTGTCTGACCCAAACTATTTTCAGCATAAACATATAACCTCAATATGAGATGTCTAACTAAAGCAAGCACCACCAACAAGACCAAGATAGCATCTCCTCTTCTAAGGTTTAGGTTTTCCCCAGAATTCTTGATACAGGGAATAGCCCATACCAAGAGTCACTGCTCCCACAATAAAGCCTTGGGCTGCCACACACATGTGGATCAGGTGAACAGACATTTTAGTATTTCCCCTGCTCTTCAATCTATATAATCCATGTGCAACAATTGCTGCAAAACCTGCCATTCCAATGGGGACAAATGGTGCCTCTCTAGCTTTTCGGATAAGTTTAGATCCCTGATCTTCATCatatgaagaaagagaaatatctgtGTCGCTTGACATAGTGATCGAAGAATCTTCAGACAACTTCAAGATGTTTCAGGTTCCTACCAGATTCTGatccattacagagtattgagtagagttctctgtactCTACAgtggttcttattagttatctattttatgtatgctatgctaagtcacttcagtcgtgttcgactctgtgcgaccccatagacggcagcccaccaggctcccccgtccctgggattctccaggcaagaacactggagtgggctgccatttccttctcaaatgcatgaaagtgaaaagtgaaagtgaagtctctcagtcgtgtccgactcttagcgaccccatggattgcagcctaacaggctcatcggtccatgggattttccacaagagtactggagtggggtgccattgccttctccgattttatgtatagtagtgtgtatatgtcaatcttaaTCTTCCAGTTTACCCCTCGCCTCCTCCtacctggtaaccacaagtttgttttcaacATCTGTAATCTTATTTCTATttcgtagataagttcatttgtagcctttttttttttttttttagcctaatATACATTCTTTCCAATATCCTTTAATGAGAATTCCTTGGTTATACATTCTCTCAGGTTTTGTTCGCctgaaaaatgtttgttttgtgCTCTTTCATAGACTGAATGAGTTATTTTCACCGAATAAAGAATTCTGGCCTGTCAGGTCTCTCCCACTCCCAGCTTCTGTTGTTGCCATTGATAAATCAGCTGTAATCTAAGCACACTGACTTTTTGATTCTCCCTCTCTAGCCCGTATTTTCTGCAGTTTACTGTATGTGTTTAAgggtgtatttctttcttttcctcttctgttttcaatCCTGCTTGGAATTTCTTGGGATACTTAACCTCTGTGAATGGCATCTCTTACaagttctggaaaattctcaCCCAGTATGTCTTCAAGTAttgcctctcttctcttctttctcctctcttacCAGAACTCCTACTAATGATACACCActctttttctgtgtcttttaagCTTTTATTCCGTATTTTCTATCTTTTGGTCCCTCTGTgctgttttctgttgtttatttctAATCCACCTCCCAGTTCACAAGTTGTCCCTTTTGCTAAATCTAAtcttatgcattttatttaaaaaaattcatattgaaatatagttgattaataatgcTGTGTTAAtctcaggtgtagagcaaagtgattcagttatacatatgtattttttttcattgcattttaaaatttcagttatgtGATTTTGTATTTCTGGAAGTTCCATTTACTTCTTTCTCAAATTGGTTTGGtcacattttatagttttctacttCCTGCAGATATTTTCAAgcttgtcttttatttcattacaCATAGTATGCATGATTGGCTTATAATCTGTCCGCTATCTGAAGTTGTTGTACATCCATGTCTGTGGTCTCTGCTGGGTTTTGTTCGTTGTTTCCTTGTGTACTTGGTTACTTTTGACTTGTGTACTGCTCAAAGTTACTTGAAATTTTACTGATAGttatttgctgaagcctggggtGGAGCTGCCTTCCTCCAGAGAGTATTTATCCTCTGCCAGGCAGCAGTCCAGGAGTGCTTTGAACTGAATTCATGACTTAAGCCGTTTTGAACCACTCAATGATACGAATTTGGGCAGCTACTCTGTAAGGAGTCTAGCTTGTGGTTACAGGTGCTCAGGGAAGAAGGGTgcccctcttcttttgccttccccTGGAGGTAAGGCCTTCTGGGGTGCCAGCTTAATCTAAGAGGGTCTCCTGGTAGGTCCCTGACTTGTGACAGGCCCCAAGTTTTAGCGTGTGTCCCCATTGTCCCTCAAAGCCATTCAGACTGAGATTTACATATACCTGTAGCTGCCAACACCCACAGAGCCAAAATGACTTTGGTGCTCCTTACTTTTCACAATTCTAGCCTCTCTTTTGATTTGACCTtattcctttctctcttgccagttttttgatactttttaaaaagagtttttcgTGTCTCATCTAGTATTTGGGGTTGTTTTCAGCACCTGTTTTCTCTGAAACAGAAGTTGGAGGAGCTTCTCattctgtttgatttttaaagattgaagtatagttgacttacaatattagtctcaggtgtacaacctagtgattcagtatttttatagattatgctccatttaaagttattacaaaataatgtttgtatttccctgtgctatacaatatattcATGCTGTGTGATTTTGAGTaggtcagttttcctttctgGGCATCAGTCTTATTTACTTCAAAGGGTGgctgggagaattaaatgagaaaaggaaggtAAAGACAGAACTCTACACGTAGTGCTTGTTCCTGGCATAGTAAACAGCTGTTCCCTTTCCTCTTATGTCCTGGTGGGGCTGGATCCCTGGGACAAAGCAGGAGCCCAGTCATTAAGTCTGAGGCCGAAGGTTCTGGGGGGCTAATGCCCAGAGTTGTGTATCCTTTTTCAACCCCTGAGATACCAGCTAAAGTTTGACCCACACATGAAGGTCTGTAGCAAGCTGGGCTGGGTGCCAGTGATAGAGGAGGTCCCTGACTACCAGCTTCAGTGCTGGGGAGTATGAAGGGCCCCTGGTGAAGTCTGGACCCATGGCCTCAGCAGCATCCCCAGAAATGATACCTATTAGGCCTCCAAGGGTGTTTGACTGCACATACTTTGTTCACACTTGGCTTGTGAACCtagcctctggaggagaaaaaaaaatcccctgtgTCTAAAAGATCACTGGGAAGTATTCATTCCCAGAGGAACCAGTTTCTGGAGTCAGGAGGTCAGAGTACTTCTCTCTGGCCTGAGGAGCTGGAACAAAGGAGTCCCCTGGAGGCTGTGCAGGCTCTCCCCAGAGTCAATTCTGACCCCTCCACCCGCTGCTATTACAGTTctcccacccacacccaccccaccaccaGTGTTAGCCTGGGTCACCACAGCACTCCCTGACTGCAGAGGGTTTTAACATGTTTCCAAGGTCATAGATACTGCTTTTTATAGATAACATAAAATTCCCAAAGAGAATTCCTGAAACTCAGGGTCAGATGACACTGCAGTATCCTGTCCTCTCAGCCCCATTTGGTGTTAGTTGGGGACCCTCCTGTCCTTCCCTGAGCTTAACCTCAGTCATTTTGGTCCCCATGGCCCTTGTACCAGTTCCCAGATATCCACTCTGACAGTGCGCACTGCAGGATCCCAGCCCAGAGAGATCCTTCTTGATCTCAGAGTCAGGTGGGGTGGGAGCAGGTTGGAGACAATCGCATTGGCTATAGAGCAGCCCAGGTCTGTAAGAATGAAAAGTCGCACTGTCCTCACTCACTATAGAATACTTTATAGAAGGAAGTCACTGGCTTATCAAGTGCAgcccttttttccatttttacctGTTCGCATGCATAAAATAGACAGCTTTTAAAACAAGCTCATCTAGCTAAAAAAAGGTACAAGCCCTTACAAAATGGAAAATGAGATTCAAATGGGGATAAAATGCATCATTAAGGAGCCCTGGTCCCTGGGCTGCGGCAGTTTAGGGCCTTTAGGGAAGGCAATATCCTTCTCGAACCTTCCCGGAAGGTTCAGCTCTATCCTAATTATCCAGTGGGGAATCGGTGTGTCTTCAGAGGAAAACATTACTAAGGGCTTTTAGCATGAGCTGTCTCCAAGACATTCCCtacagaagcagagagaggagaaTCAGGCCAGCACCAGACTCAGGCACCCATTCTTGTATTGAGAGGCAAAcatcactgcatttttttttttaatctgggaaTTTCTCTGGAATTCTTTGAACTCCCATAGCAAAGTTTATAATTCTTTCAAGATGCTTCTTATCTCGCATCATAAGATGTTTTTTGGAGATGTACTTGTGTTGTTTCCTTGGCCTGGGCTGCCCTCTCACCCTTCACCTACCTGGCAAACCTCTGTTTATTACTCAGAGACTGTTCAAGCAGCACCTCCCCACAAGCTGGCCCTGACCATTGACACTCCCAATCGAAAGATGCAGCTCATCTAATTCTGCCGGACAGTGAGCTCTGAATGAGAATATATAAAACAAGTGCTACTCCCAACCTTCCTTCCTGGTACACCTGTTTTGGAACATTCTTTGAGCAGTTCACAGAGCACTTGGGATTGTGTTGGCTTCTTGGTCCCCCCACTGGGCTGTAGGCCCCTTGTGAACAGGGTCAAGTGCCGCCCTACCCCTCACTCCTACTCTCCACATCCCCAGGTCCAGGCTTGCTGGACCAGACTCTATAGGCTTTATGGGTCATTGAGCTTCGGAATGCAGGCTGCGACCTCCATGAAGCAGGGTGTTCATCTGTCTTCCCTGAGGCATCTAGTATGGGGCTTCACGTTAGCAGGCACGCTCCAAGTACTTGTGAAAGAAAGGGAGTGAGTTGCAGGCCCTTTGAAATGGAAGATGCTAAGATGCTGAAAGTCTTGGCAACTTTCCAAAGCAAAGTATGTGGACTTAAGAATGAGTTTATAGGACCTCACCTGGTGATACCAGCTTGAGAAACTTGCAAG from Bos javanicus breed banteng chromosome 18, ARS-OSU_banteng_1.0, whole genome shotgun sequence harbors:
- the LOC133230349 gene encoding HIG1 domain family member 1A, mitochondrial-like, which translates into the protein MSSDTDISLSSYDEDQGSKLIRKAREAPFVPIGMAGFAAIVAHGLYRLKSRGNTKMSVHLIHMCVAAQGFIVGAVTLGMGYSLYQEFWGKPKP